One window from the genome of Rhinolophus ferrumequinum isolate MPI-CBG mRhiFer1 chromosome 10, mRhiFer1_v1.p, whole genome shotgun sequence encodes:
- the DTX3 gene encoding probable E3 ubiquitin-protein ligase DTX3 isoform X2 has product MSFVLSRMAACGGTCKNKVTVSKPVWDFLSKETPARLARLREEHRVSILIDGETSDIYVLQLSPQGPPPAPPNGLYLARKALKGLLKEAEKELKKAQRQGELMGCLALGGGGEHPELHRPGPPPLRAAPLLPPGARGLPPPPPPLPPPLPPRLREEAEEQESTCPICLGEIQNAKTLEKCRHSFCEGCITRALQVKKACPMCGRFYGQLVGNQPQNGRMLVSKDATLLLPSYEKYGTIVIQYVFPPGVQGAEHPNPGVRYPGTTRVAYLPDCPEGNKVLTLFRKAFDQRLTFTIGTSMTTGRPNVITWNDIHHKTSCTGGPQLFGYPDPTYLTRVQEELRAKGITDD; this is encoded by the exons A TGTCGTTCGTCCTGTCCAGAATGGCAGCCTGTGGAGGCACCTGCAAGAACAAAGTGACTGTCTCCAAGCCTGTGTGGGACTTCCTGAGCAAGGAGACCCCAGCCCGGCTGGCCCGGCTTCGGGAGGAGCATCGAGTGTCCATCCTCATAGATGGCGAGACTTCTGACATCTATGTTCTCCAGCTTTCCCCACAgggccctcccccagcccctcccaatGGGCTCTACCTGGCCCGGAAGGCTCTCAAGGGGCTGCtaaaagaggcagagaaagagctgAAGAAAGCTCAGAGGCAGGGGGAGCTTATGGGCTGCCTggctctggggggtgggggagagcacCCTGAGCTGCACCGCCCAGGCCCACCCCCTCTCCGAGCagccccactcctgcccccaggGGCACGGGgtctccccccacctcctcctcccctgcctcctcctcttcctccccgcCTTCgggaggaggcagaagagcaGGAAAGCACCTGTCCCATCTGTCTGGGGGAGATCCAGAATGCCAAGACATTGGAGAAGTGCCGGCACTCATTCTGTGAAGGCTGCATCACCCGGGCCCTGCAGGTGAAAAAGGCCTGCCCCATGTGTGGCCGCTTCTATGGGCAGCTGGTGGGCAACCAGCCCCAGAATGGGAGGATGCTGGTCTCTAAGGACGCCACGCTCCTACTGCCCAGCTATGAGAAATACGGCACCATCGTCATCCAGTATGTCTTCCCACCCGGTGTCCAGGGG gctgAACACCCAAACCCAGGAGTTCGGTATCCTGGCACCACACGGGTGGCCTACCTCCCGGACTGCCCTGAGGGCAACAAGGTGCTGACCCTGTTCCGCAAGGCGTTTGACCAGCGTCTCACCTTCACTATTGGCACGTCCATGACCACAGGGAGACCGAATGTCATCACCTGGAATGACATCCACCACAAGACCAGCTGCACAGGGGGACCCCAGCT GTTTGGGTACCCGGACCCCACCTACCTGACCCGAGTGCAAGAGGAGCTGAGAGCCAAGGGTATCACAGATGACTGA
- the DTX3 gene encoding probable E3 ubiquitin-protein ligase DTX3 isoform X1, whose product MPFLSSSGSKMAACGGTCKNKVTVSKPVWDFLSKETPARLARLREEHRVSILIDGETSDIYVLQLSPQGPPPAPPNGLYLARKALKGLLKEAEKELKKAQRQGELMGCLALGGGGEHPELHRPGPPPLRAAPLLPPGARGLPPPPPPLPPPLPPRLREEAEEQESTCPICLGEIQNAKTLEKCRHSFCEGCITRALQVKKACPMCGRFYGQLVGNQPQNGRMLVSKDATLLLPSYEKYGTIVIQYVFPPGVQGAEHPNPGVRYPGTTRVAYLPDCPEGNKVLTLFRKAFDQRLTFTIGTSMTTGRPNVITWNDIHHKTSCTGGPQLFGYPDPTYLTRVQEELRAKGITDD is encoded by the exons ATGCCATTTCTAAGCTCTTCAGGATCAAA AATGGCAGCCTGTGGAGGCACCTGCAAGAACAAAGTGACTGTCTCCAAGCCTGTGTGGGACTTCCTGAGCAAGGAGACCCCAGCCCGGCTGGCCCGGCTTCGGGAGGAGCATCGAGTGTCCATCCTCATAGATGGCGAGACTTCTGACATCTATGTTCTCCAGCTTTCCCCACAgggccctcccccagcccctcccaatGGGCTCTACCTGGCCCGGAAGGCTCTCAAGGGGCTGCtaaaagaggcagagaaagagctgAAGAAAGCTCAGAGGCAGGGGGAGCTTATGGGCTGCCTggctctggggggtgggggagagcacCCTGAGCTGCACCGCCCAGGCCCACCCCCTCTCCGAGCagccccactcctgcccccaggGGCACGGGgtctccccccacctcctcctcccctgcctcctcctcttcctccccgcCTTCgggaggaggcagaagagcaGGAAAGCACCTGTCCCATCTGTCTGGGGGAGATCCAGAATGCCAAGACATTGGAGAAGTGCCGGCACTCATTCTGTGAAGGCTGCATCACCCGGGCCCTGCAGGTGAAAAAGGCCTGCCCCATGTGTGGCCGCTTCTATGGGCAGCTGGTGGGCAACCAGCCCCAGAATGGGAGGATGCTGGTCTCTAAGGACGCCACGCTCCTACTGCCCAGCTATGAGAAATACGGCACCATCGTCATCCAGTATGTCTTCCCACCCGGTGTCCAGGGG gctgAACACCCAAACCCAGGAGTTCGGTATCCTGGCACCACACGGGTGGCCTACCTCCCGGACTGCCCTGAGGGCAACAAGGTGCTGACCCTGTTCCGCAAGGCGTTTGACCAGCGTCTCACCTTCACTATTGGCACGTCCATGACCACAGGGAGACCGAATGTCATCACCTGGAATGACATCCACCACAAGACCAGCTGCACAGGGGGACCCCAGCT GTTTGGGTACCCGGACCCCACCTACCTGACCCGAGTGCAAGAGGAGCTGAGAGCCAAGGGTATCACAGATGACTGA